The following are encoded in a window of Myxocyprinus asiaticus isolate MX2 ecotype Aquarium Trade chromosome 17, UBuf_Myxa_2, whole genome shotgun sequence genomic DNA:
- the LOC127455400 gene encoding uncharacterized protein LOC127455400: MPGGQITHSLAQYIYLALLICGSSFTVGEVDAKPESHVMAAKPESHVMAAKPESHVMATKPEFPIMVAELAPSFAPDPESAPWHVTATLQSAPCNVSGLSLVNEPTPMSATVNEPTPMSATSNKPALQASSVPEPALQTSSVPSAPPRSFSLSALPESLVPPAPPWSVGHLAPPWLSDPSAPLETYFPMAPPWSSAPPAPPQSSDPQAPPCSSEPPMLPWSSLPPAPP; the protein is encoded by the coding sequence atgccaggcggtcagattacccacagcctggctcagtatatctaccttgccctactaatatgtggttcatcgttcactgtgggggaggtggacgccaagccagagtcccacgtcatggctgccaagccagagtcccacgtcatggccgccaagccagagtcccacgtcatggccaccaagccagagttccccatcatggttgctgagctagcgccatcttttgccccagaTCCCGAGTCTGCTCCATGGCATGTTACAGCCacgcttcagtctgctccatgcaatgtctcaggcttatctctggtcaacgagccaacgcccatgtctgccacggtcaacgagccaacgcccatgtcTGCCACGTCCAACaaaccagcgttgcaagcctcgtccgtcccagagccagcgttacaAACCTCGTccgttccctcagctccaccgcggtccttcagcctgtcagctttACCGGaatccctcgtccctccagctcctccttggtctgttggtcacctggctccgccttggctctctgatccttcagctccactgGAGACCTATttccctatggctccgccttggtcatcagccccaccggctccacctcagtcttctgatccccaagctccgccttgctcctctgaacCTCCAatgctgccttggtcctccctgcctccggctccaccctga